Proteins encoded together in one Mercenaria mercenaria strain notata chromosome 18, MADL_Memer_1, whole genome shotgun sequence window:
- the LOC128550521 gene encoding lipase ZK262.3-like, which yields MSQTCHAPGSGNNSCKKCTDSDISKLCSVTEAGKCNRNDLHSGKSGEFEPYDAFNAALFSAVAYTDYPAGCANKILPGFLEVVEVIGRRCNYLFKYKECFAFTAVSHAWKKIILAYRGTASPLQLIEEAVTALKFKVPAKGGGNVQAYFRNANDRIYPCAKSSIKDLVQKYPHYRVVVTGHSLGGAIASVASAQLSFDNVIDKDKTTLYTFGMPRAGDRPYAENHDRLVPKSWRVVHFRDTVADVPKRTLLSSSPFHHQREIFYGKNMSMFSDYIECFKYEDPECKNSVYTSTSSIDYHRIYYGINVGSHCDDKMNRRRKRSDADSDMSHLFSNDTCKRIKVADLPTSGAVIYVHTAMSITAVFLFYVALRPVQC from the coding sequence ATGTCTCAAACCTGCCATGCACCGGGATCAGGAAATAACTCGTGTAAGAAATGCACCGACAGTGATATTTCCAAACTGTGTAgcgtcacagaagctggaaaatgtaacagaaatgatttacATAGTGGAAAGAGTGGAGAATTTGAGCCATATGATGCCTTCAATGCCGCACTATTCTCTGCAGTGGCTTACACAGATTATCCTGCGGGCTGTGCAAATAAGATTCTTCCAGGTTTTCTTGAAGTTGTCGAGGTGATAGGGCGGAGATGTAATTATCTCTTTAAATATAAGGAGTGTTTTGCATTTACTGCAGTATCACATGCTTGGAAAAAGATCATTCTTGCTTATCGGGGAACAGCAAGTCCGCTACAACTTATTGAAGAAGCTGTTACAGCTCTTAAATTTAAAGTACCTGCTAAAGGTGGTGGTAATGTTCAGGCGTACTTCAGGAACGCAAACGATCGAATTTATCCATGCGCTAAGTCAAGTATTAAAGATTTAGTTCAGAAGTACCCACATTACCGGGTAGTCGTGACTGGACATTCTTTGGGTGGAGCTATTGCATCTGTTGCATCAGCTCAGCTGTCGTTTGATAACGTAATTGACAAGGATAAAACAACGCTTTACACTTTTGGAATGCCGAGAGCTGGAGACCGACCCTATGCCGAGAACCATGATAGGCTTGTCCCAAAAAGCTGGCGGGTCGTGCATTTCAGGGATACTGTAGCTGATGTACCGAAAAGGACACTCCTTTCTAGTAGTCCCTTTCATCATCAACGAGAGATCTTCTATGGAAAAAACATGTCTATGTTCAGTGATTACATTGAATGCTTTAAGTACGAAGATCCGGAATGTAAAAACAGCGTATACACATCAACATCGTCCATTGATTATCACAGAATTTACTATGGTATAAACGTCGGATCACACTGTGACGACAAGATGAATAGGCGACGTAAAAGGTCCGATGCAGATTCAGACATGAGCCATCTTTTCTCAAATGATACATGCAAGCGGATCAAAGTTGCTGACCTGCCAACCAGTGGGGCTGTGATATATGTGCATACAGCGATGAGTATCACAGCAGTATTTTTGTTCTATGTAGCACTGCGACCTGTACAATGCTGA
- the LOC128550522 gene encoding lipase ZK262.3-like, translating to MGICKARGSDNNSYTKCTDSDISKLCSVKEADKCNRNSLNNGKSGEFEPYDAFYAALFSAVASADYPAGCANKILSGFLDVVEVIERRCNYLFKYKECFAFTAESHRLKKIILAYRGTASPLQLVDEIVTTALFKVPAKGGGNVQAYFKNANDRIYPCAKASIKDLVKKYPHYRVVVTGHSLGGAIASVASAQLSFDNVIDKDKTTLYTFGMPRA from the exons ATGGGTATATGCAAAGCAAGG GGATCAGATAATAACTCGTATACGAAATGCACCGACAGTGACATTTCCAAACTGTGTAGCGTCAAAGAAGCTGACAAATGTAACAGAAATAGCCTAAATAATGGAAAGAGTGGAGAATTTGAACCATATGATGCATTCTATGCCGCACTTTTCTCTGCAGTTGCTTCCGCAGATTATCCCGCGGGCTGTGCAAATAAGATTCTTTCAGGCTTCCTTGATGTTGTCGAGGTGATAGAGCGGAGATGTAATTATCTCTTTAAATATAAAGAGTGTTTTGCATTTACTGCAGAATCACATAGATTGAAAAAGATCATTCTTGCTTACCGAGGAACAGCAAGTCCGCTACAACTTGTTGATGAAATTGTTACAACTGCTTTATTTAAAGTACCTGCTAAAGGTGGTGGAAATGTTCAGGCGTACTTCAAGAACGCAAACGATCGAATTTATCCATGCGCTAAGGCAAGTATAAAAGACTTAGTTAAGAAGTACCCACATTACCGAGTAGTCGTGACTGGACATTCTTTAGGTGGTGCTATTGCATCTGTTGCATCAGCGCAGCTATCATTTGATAACGTAATTGACAAGGATAAAACAACGCTTTACACTTTTGGAATGCCGAGAGCTTGA